One window of the Pyrinomonadaceae bacterium genome contains the following:
- a CDS encoding PHP domain-containing protein, protein MAKPLKDKFAIAAALQEIGALLELKGGQYFKARAYKAGARAVAELGEDVGKLIKQNRLTFVKGIGHALARQIDQLYTTGESSMLNELRGQLPAGIIELSHIPGLSVQKVGRLQEALGISSVEELRAACEAGKVRDVKGFGAKTEAAILDAIAGHEKREQFIHIHHAWRLSERILEYLATARGVLKAEAAGATRRWQETVSQIVIVASAKKPQTVVEHFLRFPLVIRTESKTKEYCSVVLSEGYKATLFAVKPEEFAITLWRATGSEAHLNKLQPIAAKKKLALPLPASGEGLGRGSARLPSSPLTPLRVRRGESARVSQSTFKALPHSESEIYKRLGLQYVPPEMREDAGEIEAALKGKLPEDLITTEDIRGMVHCHTMYSDGKHSVEQMVGTAEALGMKYITITDHSPTAFYAGGVKIDRLQQQWEEIDRVQEQTKIKILKGTESDILQDGSLDYPDWILEQFDVIVASIHSRYKMNSEQMTKRVVTAMRQPVFKIWGHALGRLIQRRPPFDCDVERILDVIAESRAAVEINGDPYRLDMEPRWVREARKRKIKFVISVDAHSMNALHNVKYGVGIARRGWVRKGEVLNALGVKAFQKAVRPV, encoded by the coding sequence TTGGCTAAACCACTGAAAGACAAATTTGCGATCGCGGCCGCGCTGCAGGAGATCGGCGCATTGCTCGAACTGAAAGGCGGGCAGTACTTCAAAGCTCGCGCGTATAAAGCAGGCGCGCGCGCGGTGGCCGAACTAGGCGAAGACGTCGGCAAGCTGATCAAGCAGAACCGTCTGACTTTCGTGAAGGGAATCGGCCATGCACTGGCGAGGCAAATCGATCAGCTTTATACGACCGGCGAGTCTTCGATGCTGAACGAGCTGCGCGGTCAACTCCCGGCCGGCATCATCGAGCTGTCGCACATACCCGGTTTGTCCGTTCAGAAAGTCGGACGTCTTCAGGAAGCGCTGGGGATTTCCAGCGTCGAAGAGTTACGCGCCGCGTGCGAGGCCGGCAAGGTGCGCGATGTCAAAGGCTTTGGCGCGAAGACTGAAGCTGCGATTCTTGATGCAATCGCCGGTCATGAAAAGCGCGAGCAGTTCATTCACATTCATCACGCCTGGCGCTTGAGCGAGCGGATTCTCGAATATCTCGCGACGGCGCGCGGTGTGTTGAAGGCTGAAGCGGCAGGCGCAACGCGACGCTGGCAAGAGACGGTCTCGCAGATTGTGATCGTCGCGTCGGCAAAGAAACCTCAGACGGTCGTTGAACATTTTCTGCGTTTCCCCCTCGTCATTCGAACTGAATCAAAAACCAAAGAATATTGCTCCGTGGTGCTGAGCGAAGGCTATAAGGCAACGCTCTTCGCGGTTAAGCCCGAGGAGTTCGCGATCACACTGTGGCGCGCCACCGGTTCCGAAGCGCACTTAAACAAGCTTCAGCCCATTGCCGCGAAGAAAAAGCTCGCTTTGCCCCTCCCCGCAAGCGGGGAGGGGTTGGGGCGGGGTTCGGCACGCTTGCCATCCTCTCCCCTAACCCCTCTCCGCGTGCGGAGAGGGGAAAGTGCCCGAGTGTCTCAATCGACGTTTAAGGCTCTTCCACACTCAGAAAGCGAGATCTATAAACGACTGGGACTGCAATACGTGCCACCCGAAATGCGCGAAGACGCGGGCGAGATCGAAGCGGCACTGAAAGGCAAGCTGCCTGAAGATTTGATCACGACCGAAGACATTCGGGGGATGGTGCACTGTCATACGATGTATTCCGACGGTAAGCACAGCGTCGAACAGATGGTGGGCACCGCCGAAGCGCTGGGCATGAAGTACATAACGATCACAGATCATTCACCGACCGCGTTCTACGCCGGTGGCGTGAAGATCGATCGCCTGCAGCAACAGTGGGAAGAAATCGACCGCGTTCAGGAGCAAACGAAGATTAAGATTTTGAAAGGCACTGAGTCAGACATTCTTCAGGACGGATCGCTCGATTATCCGGATTGGATTTTGGAGCAGTTCGACGTAATCGTCGCGAGCATCCATTCGCGTTACAAGATGAACTCTGAACAGATGACGAAGCGGGTGGTCACGGCCATGCGCCAGCCGGTGTTCAAGATTTGGGGACACGCGCTCGGGCGTCTGATTCAGCGACGTCCGCCCTTTGATTGCGATGTCGAAAGGATTCTCGATGTGATTGCCGAATCACGCGCGGCGGTTGAGATCAACGGTGATCCGTACAGGCTGGACATGGAGCCGCGCTGGGTGCGCGAAGCTCGCAAACGCAAAATCAAGTTCGTAATTTCCGTTGACGCGCATTCAATGAACGCGCTGCATAACGTGAAGTACGGCGTTGGCATCGCGCGCCGCGGCTGGGTTCGAAAAGGGGAAGTGCTGAACGCTTTGGGAGTGAAAGCGTTTCAAAAAGCCGTGCGGCCGGTGTGA
- a CDS encoding mechanosensitive ion channel family protein: protein MADELRTEVEQVIEREDVKQALKQASPTEPEDKPKAEAKDKLWLGTHFVVLVALAAARLLMQLSLFGYAERYPRVIELAQRLTLSAMGVVLLLALAKLVDVYWIGRIDSTVSRYNLRRVAKLALGLFLVLVVVSGLFQNWYTTVVSIGLLSLILGLAVQTPVTSFLGWIYILARSPYRVGDRIKIGDATGDVIDVSYLDTTLWEFGGGDLLSTDHPTGRIIRFPNSKILDSTIYNYTWPLFPYVWNEIKFSVAYESDLEFVAETMQRIAAEEVGEHMMKQVRVFREILAQTPVDQLEVREYPAVLFRPNTNTWIDAIVRYLVHPKEAGRTKTRLIKKLLVELNAAPDRVMFPKSNAR from the coding sequence ATGGCGGACGAACTGCGCACCGAAGTCGAACAGGTGATCGAGCGTGAAGATGTTAAGCAAGCGCTCAAACAAGCCAGTCCGACTGAACCTGAAGACAAACCGAAAGCCGAAGCCAAGGACAAACTTTGGCTCGGCACTCATTTCGTTGTCCTCGTCGCGTTGGCGGCGGCGCGTTTGTTGATGCAGCTCAGCTTGTTTGGCTACGCGGAAAGATATCCGCGGGTCATCGAGTTGGCCCAACGACTCACACTGAGTGCGATGGGGGTTGTGCTACTGCTCGCACTGGCAAAGCTGGTCGACGTCTATTGGATCGGAAGAATCGACAGCACAGTTTCTCGTTACAACCTGCGGCGGGTCGCGAAGCTGGCACTGGGGCTGTTTCTGGTGCTGGTTGTCGTCTCCGGCCTATTTCAAAACTGGTACACGACGGTCGTATCGATTGGCCTGCTGTCGTTGATTCTCGGTTTGGCGGTCCAGACGCCGGTCACGAGTTTCCTCGGTTGGATTTATATCCTGGCCCGCTCGCCGTATCGCGTTGGCGACCGGATTAAGATTGGCGATGCCACTGGCGATGTGATCGACGTCAGTTACCTGGACACGACGTTGTGGGAATTCGGCGGCGGCGACTTGCTCTCGACCGATCACCCGACGGGGCGCATCATCAGGTTTCCTAATTCCAAGATTCTCGACTCGACGATCTACAACTACACCTGGCCGCTGTTTCCTTACGTCTGGAACGAAATCAAATTCAGTGTGGCCTATGAAAGCGATCTCGAGTTTGTAGCCGAGACGATGCAGCGCATCGCCGCCGAAGAAGTCGGTGAGCACATGATGAAACAAGTGCGGGTCTTTCGCGAGATTCTGGCGCAGACCCCGGTCGATCAATTGGAAGTGCGCGAATATCCGGCGGTGCTGTTTCGCCCCAATACGAACACGTGGATCGATGCGATCGTGCGTTACCTCGTGCATCCGAAGGAAGCCGGCCGCACCAAGACACGTTTGATTAAGAAGTTACTGGTGGAGCTCAACGCTGCTCCCGATCGGGTGATGTTCCCGAAGAGCAATGCGAGATAA
- a CDS encoding low affinity iron permease family protein: MKDLFRKFAHAVSLATGSPWAFIIAALIIVVWAATGPLFGYSDTWQLVINTGTTIITFLMVFLIQNTQNRDAKAIHLKLDELLKGVTGARTGMVDLEDMSDEELEKLQEEFRRLHKRLEGKKDKPKSEKKARR, encoded by the coding sequence ATGAAAGACTTATTTAGAAAATTCGCGCATGCAGTCTCGCTTGCCACTGGATCGCCGTGGGCCTTTATTATTGCCGCCCTCATCATTGTGGTCTGGGCGGCGACCGGGCCTTTGTTTGGCTATTCAGACACCTGGCAACTCGTCATTAACACGGGCACCACGATCATTACTTTTCTGATGGTCTTCCTAATTCAGAACACGCAGAACCGCGACGCGAAGGCCATTCACCTCAAGCTTGACGAACTTCTCAAAGGCGTCACCGGCGCGCGCACCGGCATGGTTGATTTGGAAGACATGTCTGATGAGGAACTGGAAAAGTTGCAAGAGGAATTCAGACGTCTTCACAAGCGTCTGGAGGGCAAGAAGGACAAGCCAAAGAGCGAGAAGAAGGCACGCCGCTGA
- a CDS encoding S9 family peptidase, translating to MRLRLVLLSVTVVFVVCPALGQKRNITERDLFSFNWIADPQVSPDGSRIAFVKVTVNDRKDGYNTAIWIVSTANGETKQLTGGTRDTSPRWSPDGKHLAFVRVPEKDGRPESPQLFMISLEGGEAWQFTTLPRGAGNPQWSPDGKMIAFANGATAEELAKQKETSPVPPPTSSVQPVASPTPTPTSSPKASPERESDVRVITRAVYRSDSSGYLDFKHPSHIWIVNAPRTGADKVTPKQLTFGKYSDGNVAWARDSLSIYFVSDHRDEPYYEVPSTTLYLVSISGGEPRKLTSFEMGAGALAVSPDGKRVAFYSSTTKPVRSYSQPDLWVMDLSANAQPRNLTTTFDWDVGAGVGGDNAAPRGGSGNPPIWSADGRTIYAPFAKEGRANIGAFDAANGRQTNVTTGDHAVMNFRATADRSRFALLISTPTRIGDLFWLEKAGAAPKQLTRINDELFSKLNLTEPEDVWYTSFDGKKIQTWVQKPPDFDPNKKYPLILNIHGGPHAAYGYIFDHEFQWMAAKGYVVLYPNPRGSTTYGQDFGNIIQHKYPGDDHKDLMAGVDELLRRGYIDETKLGVTGGSGGGLLTNWAVGHTDRFKAAVSQRDISSWTDWWYTADFTLFQPSWFKAPPFEDPEDFKARSPITYVNNIKTPMMFILGETDWRTPTYSGGEQLFRALKYRRIPTVMVRFPNETHELSRSGQPWHRIERLHHIVGWFDKWLMGAKKPEYEVAQ from the coding sequence ATGCGCCTGCGTCTGGTCTTGCTCTCCGTCACGGTTGTATTTGTTGTCTGCCCGGCTCTCGGGCAAAAGCGAAACATCACTGAAAGGGATCTGTTCAGCTTCAATTGGATAGCCGATCCGCAGGTGTCGCCGGACGGGTCGCGCATCGCGTTCGTTAAAGTCACCGTCAACGACCGGAAAGACGGATACAACACGGCGATCTGGATTGTCTCAACGGCGAACGGAGAGACGAAGCAACTGACAGGTGGGACGCGCGACACTTCCCCGCGCTGGTCGCCGGACGGAAAGCACCTGGCGTTCGTGCGCGTACCCGAGAAAGACGGCCGGCCTGAGTCGCCACAGTTGTTCATGATTTCGCTTGAGGGCGGCGAAGCGTGGCAGTTCACCACCCTTCCGCGCGGGGCCGGCAATCCGCAGTGGTCGCCCGATGGGAAGATGATCGCGTTCGCAAACGGCGCGACAGCCGAGGAACTCGCGAAGCAAAAGGAAACTTCGCCGGTGCCGCCTCCAACATCGAGTGTGCAGCCCGTGGCCTCGCCGACACCGACGCCGACTTCGTCACCGAAAGCCAGTCCGGAGCGCGAGAGCGACGTGCGCGTAATCACACGCGCCGTTTATCGATCTGATTCCAGCGGCTACCTCGACTTCAAACATCCGTCGCACATTTGGATCGTCAACGCGCCGCGCACTGGAGCCGACAAAGTCACTCCTAAGCAACTCACCTTCGGGAAATACAGCGACGGCAACGTGGCTTGGGCGCGCGACAGTCTGTCGATCTACTTCGTGTCTGATCACCGTGACGAGCCTTACTACGAGGTACCCAGTACCACTCTGTATTTGGTTTCAATCTCGGGGGGCGAGCCACGAAAGCTGACCTCATTCGAGATGGGCGCCGGCGCGTTAGCGGTGAGCCCCGACGGTAAGCGGGTCGCGTTCTATTCTTCCACGACCAAGCCCGTCCGCTCGTATTCGCAACCGGATCTCTGGGTGATGGATCTCAGCGCTAATGCGCAGCCGCGCAACCTCACGACGACTTTCGATTGGGATGTGGGTGCGGGCGTGGGCGGCGACAATGCAGCGCCGCGAGGCGGCAGCGGCAACCCGCCGATTTGGAGCGCCGATGGCCGGACGATCTACGCCCCGTTTGCGAAAGAAGGTCGAGCGAACATCGGCGCGTTCGATGCCGCCAATGGCCGGCAGACAAATGTGACCACCGGAGATCATGCCGTCATGAACTTTCGCGCGACGGCCGATCGTTCGCGCTTCGCGTTGTTGATTTCGACGCCGACCCGAATTGGCGATTTGTTCTGGCTTGAGAAAGCAGGCGCGGCGCCAAAACAGTTGACGCGCATCAATGATGAGTTGTTCTCAAAACTGAATCTGACTGAACCGGAAGATGTTTGGTACACGAGCTTTGACGGCAAGAAGATTCAGACCTGGGTGCAGAAGCCGCCGGATTTTGATCCGAACAAGAAGTATCCGCTGATCCTGAACATTCACGGCGGCCCGCACGCCGCGTATGGCTATATCTTTGACCATGAATTTCAGTGGATGGCGGCGAAAGGTTACGTCGTGTTGTATCCGAATCCGCGCGGCAGTACGACCTACGGGCAGGATTTCGGCAACATTATCCAGCATAAATATCCCGGCGATGACCACAAAGATTTAATGGCCGGGGTCGATGAACTGCTCCGGCGTGGCTACATCGACGAAACGAAACTCGGTGTTACAGGTGGCAGCGGCGGCGGGCTTTTGACGAACTGGGCCGTCGGTCATACGGATCGATTCAAAGCCGCCGTGTCCCAGCGCGACATCTCAAGCTGGACCGATTGGTGGTACACGGCGGACTTCACCCTGTTTCAGCCAAGCTGGTTCAAAGCACCCCCGTTTGAAGATCCGGAAGATTTCAAAGCCCGTTCGCCGATCACGTACGTCAACAACATTAAGACGCCGATGATGTTCATCCTTGGCGAAACCGACTGGCGCACGCCAACCTATTCGGGCGGCGAACAACTATTTCGCGCGTTGAAGTACCGAAGGATCCCGACGGTGATGGTGCGCTTCCCGAACGAGACTCACGAATTGTCGCGTTCCGGCCAGCCGTGGCATCGCATTGAGCGGCTGCACCACATCGTCGGCTGGTTCGATAAGTGGCTGATGGGAGCGAAGAAGCCGGAGTATGAAGTGGCGCAATGA
- a CDS encoding DUF4919 domain-containing protein, protein MIRKSLAFIFLLLVVTVSTAAQTQTTPSPTPTPSASPTATPAPSPKSSSKENQKYESLLEKVKKGDRTVNFTELRFAFFESSYYNPYAPMLTYRPLWGAVAQKNYAEAIKIAQSVFEKNFIEVNANMVAHIAFRETGDTERAAFHRFMADGLLTSIKSTKDGKTPETAFEVISVSEEYGLMRSMALRPIRQSLIQDKGHFLDALVVLDNANQESTVYFNVDKPFTWKK, encoded by the coding sequence ATGATCAGGAAATCTCTGGCATTTATTTTCTTGTTGTTGGTAGTCACGGTCTCGACCGCGGCGCAAACTCAAACAACGCCTTCGCCGACACCAACACCTTCGGCCTCACCTACCGCGACGCCCGCGCCTTCGCCGAAATCTTCCTCGAAAGAAAACCAGAAGTACGAGTCATTACTGGAAAAGGTGAAGAAGGGCGACCGCACCGTCAATTTTACCGAGCTGCGATTCGCGTTCTTTGAATCGTCTTACTACAACCCTTATGCGCCAATGCTTACCTACCGGCCTCTGTGGGGCGCCGTAGCGCAGAAAAACTACGCCGAAGCCATCAAGATCGCCCAGTCCGTTTTCGAGAAGAACTTTATCGAGGTTAACGCCAACATGGTCGCGCACATTGCCTTTCGCGAGACGGGCGATACCGAGCGGGCGGCGTTTCACCGATTCATGGCGGATGGATTACTTACTTCGATCAAGTCCACGAAGGATGGCAAAACCCCCGAAACGGCTTTTGAAGTTATTTCAGTAAGCGAAGAGTACGGCCTCATGCGCTCGATGGCGCTGCGGCCCATCAGACAGTCGCTGATTCAAGACAAGGGACACTTTCTTGACGCGCTCGTCGTCCTGGACAACGCGAACCAGGAAAGCACGGTCTACTTTAATGTTGATAAGCCGTTCACCTGGAAGAAGTAG
- a CDS encoding peptidoglycan DD-metalloendopeptidase family protein has product MPDNEISASVGRWSKGAVNNEADVRTIQSMLTEVATILADSRYDPQGVDGTINQDEQDSDTVKAIEAFQRRFVTTPDGLIEVGKRTWQELVAALAGPVTEPGEFFFPLKQLPAENWTGGIRRFGANRTSSSGSRRAHAGCDLYSPPGTVIHAITAGRVVRGPYEFYQGTFALEIDHGTFIARYGEIERTTLVNEGDQVTAGQPVAKIGDLTDITASMLHLELYDKSATGDLNVLGAGGAVRADNVPFRRRRDLIDPTAKLNVWKNNLPT; this is encoded by the coding sequence ATGCCCGACAATGAAATTAGTGCATCGGTTGGACGCTGGAGCAAAGGCGCAGTAAACAACGAGGCTGATGTCAGGACCATCCAGTCTATGCTTACCGAAGTTGCGACGATCCTGGCAGATTCGCGCTACGACCCGCAGGGCGTTGACGGAACGATAAATCAGGACGAGCAGGACTCGGATACGGTCAAGGCCATTGAAGCGTTTCAGAGACGCTTTGTCACGACGCCGGACGGTCTGATCGAAGTCGGCAAACGGACCTGGCAAGAACTGGTGGCCGCGCTCGCAGGACCCGTCACCGAACCCGGCGAGTTTTTCTTTCCCTTGAAACAGTTGCCTGCTGAGAATTGGACCGGGGGAATACGCCGCTTTGGGGCGAACCGCACAAGCTCAAGCGGTAGTAGGCGCGCGCATGCCGGCTGCGATTTGTATTCCCCGCCTGGGACGGTGATCCACGCCATCACTGCCGGAAGAGTCGTTCGCGGACCCTATGAGTTTTATCAGGGTACCTTTGCGCTGGAAATCGATCACGGCACATTTATAGCTCGTTACGGGGAGATAGAACGGACGACACTTGTTAATGAGGGTGATCAAGTCACTGCGGGGCAGCCGGTCGCAAAGATTGGCGACCTTACCGACATTACGGCTTCCATGTTGCACCTGGAGCTTTACGACAAGAGCGCGACCGGTGATCTGAATGTGCTGGGCGCGGGAGGCGCGGTCAGAGCTGATAACGTGCCTTTCAGGCGGCGCAGAGATCTTATTGATCCGACGGCGAAACTCAATGTATGGAAAAACAACCTGCCCACGTGA
- a CDS encoding M15 family metallopeptidase has protein sequence MPSRRIEDLIPEFQPQARTLLAKCRARGIEMRPYDTLRSPFEQARLWRQSRTKQTVHAKIAQLRSLGADFLAFCLESVGPQPTGDEVTKAIPGLSWHQWGEAMDCFWLVNGDAEWSSSKKVNGLNGYRVYAEEAKQMGLAAGGLWPGFKDWPHVQLKPQGSPDDLMSLTDIDRIMKERFGE, from the coding sequence ATGCCTTCACGCCGCATAGAGGATTTGATTCCTGAGTTTCAACCGCAAGCAAGAACACTGCTTGCGAAATGCCGGGCACGAGGAATCGAAATGCGACCCTATGACACCCTGCGCTCGCCGTTTGAACAAGCCAGGCTATGGCGGCAATCGCGAACCAAGCAGACGGTACACGCAAAGATTGCGCAATTGCGGAGTTTGGGCGCAGATTTTCTGGCGTTCTGCCTCGAGAGCGTCGGACCGCAACCAACGGGCGACGAGGTTACGAAGGCTATTCCGGGCCTGTCCTGGCACCAGTGGGGCGAAGCCATGGATTGTTTCTGGCTCGTGAACGGCGACGCTGAATGGTCCTCCAGCAAAAAGGTAAATGGCCTTAATGGGTATCGCGTCTACGCCGAAGAGGCGAAACAAATGGGCCTCGCTGCCGGCGGACTGTGGCCGGGCTTCAAGGATTGGCCGCACGTGCAGCTCAAGCCTCAGGGAAGCCCGGACGACCTTATGTCGCTTACCGACATCGATCGAATCATGAAAGAGCGATTCGGCGAATAG
- a CDS encoding amino acid racemase, with amino-acid sequence MGENLAGERLRSLTQGEVLSKLQLTQMTTVGIIGGIGPESTVEYYQYIIAGYRERTNDGSYPSIVINSVDLDRLVKWINADEMEPFTDYLVAEVERLERANVDLAVLAANTAHIVFDQISARTSLPLVSIVEATRDKVQTLGLKRPGLFGTGFTMGARFYPDAFARAGLPIVTPNDEEKAFIHEKYFGELLKSVFLPETRTRLLEIVDRMRERDNIDGLILAGTELPLILRASEHNGIPLLDTTKIHVERIVDRLLS; translated from the coding sequence ATGGGCGAGAATCTTGCCGGCGAGCGGCTAAGGAGCCTCACGCAAGGCGAAGTACTTTCAAAACTGCAGCTAACTCAGATGACAACTGTTGGCATCATCGGCGGCATCGGGCCCGAGTCAACCGTCGAATACTACCAATACATCATCGCCGGTTATCGCGAGCGAACGAACGACGGCAGCTATCCCTCGATCGTAATTAACAGCGTGGACCTCGATCGGCTGGTCAAATGGATCAATGCCGATGAGATGGAGCCGTTTACCGATTACCTGGTTGCAGAGGTCGAACGGCTCGAGCGCGCAAACGTTGATCTCGCGGTGCTGGCCGCGAACACCGCCCACATTGTTTTCGATCAGATTAGCGCGCGGACGTCGTTGCCGCTGGTCAGTATTGTCGAGGCGACGCGCGACAAAGTTCAGACACTCGGACTGAAGCGCCCGGGACTGTTCGGGACAGGATTCACGATGGGGGCGCGATTCTATCCGGACGCATTCGCGAGAGCAGGTCTGCCGATTGTTACGCCAAACGATGAAGAGAAAGCCTTTATCCACGAAAAGTATTTTGGCGAGTTGCTAAAGAGCGTCTTTCTGCCCGAGACACGAACGCGCTTGCTAGAGATCGTCGATCGAATGCGCGAGCGAGATAACATCGATGGCCTGATTCTCGCCGGCACAGAACTTCCGCTGATCCTGCGCGCATCGGAACACAATGGTATTCCCTTGCTCGATACGACGAAGATTCACGTCGAGCGCATTGTCGATCGTCTGTTGTCATAG